AAATCAACCGGGGCGTCCCCTCGGCCTGATCTTCGGGGGGCTCCTGGCGATGCTCCTTCGCCAACACCATGTCGAGCATGGTCGAGCCGTACCGAACGAAGAGCTGCTGGTTGGGACCGGGCTTGCCGCCCTTCCGCTCTGTGTAGCGCTTTTCCGTCAACCGGGTCCACGGGGCACACGGATCGCCGTCGGCCGCCCGCTTCGCTTCGAGGATGTCCTCCACGGCGCGGCCAAAGCAATGATCAACTGTCCCACCCAGGATGCGCGTGTAGAAGAACTCCATCGGGTCCATGTCGAACACTTCAATCGCACCGTGGTCCAGCAATACCCCGCCGGGTTCGCCGCTCACGAGCTGCACCTGGTTGCCGCTTGGGTCGACGACGTATGCCGTGGCCTGTTTCTCTGCCGGATGATCCTCGCGCCACCAGCTCACCCTGTGGCCTCCTTGCTCAAGCTCCGCCACCAGCGCAGGCAGGCGATCCGGTCCGACGCGGTACGCGACGTGGTGCCCGCTGCCGGGGAGCGTTCGGGGTTCGGTGCACGCGACGAAGTAGACGCTCTGCAATCCGTGGTGGTACGCAAGTCGGTCAGCGGCCGCTTCCCACTCACCTTCGCCGTCGCCGAATATCCTCGCGTAGAACGCACGGGTCGCGGCAAGATCTCTCACCTCTACTACCGCACCAGCAAGAAGATCGAGGGGCACCAGGCCTTCGACCGGCGGCTCCGGCCGAAACACTGTGGCTCGCGCGGGGAGCCGCACCGGCCGGTATTGCTCTAACTCGTCCCGTCTCCAGCAGATCTCCTGGAAGTTCCCACCCGGGTCCTGGAAGTAAATGGATTCCCCGAGCGGCCCGTCTGGCGGATGGACGACCGGCCCCTCGAATGGAATCCCGTTTCTCCGGAGATGCTCGATGACCTCGGCGAATCGGCTTCGGGAGACGGCGAACGCCGACCGGAAATTGTTGATGCCCCGCTGCAGGTCCGCAGGCGGCGAAGGAATCACGTCGAACGGCAGCATTGGGGTAAACATGTAGTCGGCGACCGTCATGACCGTGTGGAGCGAGCGGCCGCGAGGCGCGTTGTCCGTGTCAAAGTGGTTTCGGTTCACGAGCCGCGCGCCCAGCGCTCGCCCGTAGAACTCCTCGCTTTCCATGAGGCTCAATGCCACGGGCCCGGTGTGGGTCAGTCCCTCGACTTCGGCCATGATCGATCCCTCCTTGGATCCAGAACGTGTTTAGGGCGCTGGGCTCGCCTGTGCCGGCTCGTACGTCGCACGGTCGATGACCCGGTCCGTGTCGACGAGCACGTGCCCGTCCGCACTAAAGCTAATAGGGTTGAGCCGGAGCGCGGGAAGATTGCGGAAGCGCCCACTCCAGCGTGTAAGAACGGTCGGCGCCCCGCACCGGTCGTAAGTCGCATGGTGGAAGGGGCAATAGAAGTGCCAGTGCTCCTGTCGCCAGATGACCCGTCCGTTGAAGTGACGGCACCAGCGGGAGAGTGCGAGGAAGCCCTCAGGCACGCGAACGAGAAAGAACTCACCGTCCTTGAACAGCTTCACGTCGCCCACCTGATAGCTGTCCACCGGGCCGCAGTCGACCACGCCGACTCCTGGGAAGATCACCTCCGTCGCCTGTACGGGGTCGAGCGTCTCAATCTGGACGTGGTGCCCGTCAGGATCGTAGAGCTCGATCGAGTAGTCGCCGCGCGTGATCTCGCGGTCGCAGAGCATCTCGATCCCCAGATCACGAAGTCGGTCCATCGCTCGCCGCATCTGGCTCGGCGTGAGGATGAACCCGTGGTGGAGCCCCACGCTCCCCGGTCGCGGGACAACTACGCTCTCCCGCTCAACGAGGATCAGGAGCTGCCCCGTGTTCATGCGCAGGACCGAGTGGGGCCGCTCCTCGTTTGTCAAGTTGCGGCCCAACACGTCCAGGCCAATGATGTCGCGGTACCAGGCTTCGCTCCGATCGAGATCGCTCGTCTCCAGCACGAGGTGGCTGAATCGCTCGACGACATCCCCGGGCTGGAAAGCTTTGCCGAAGAACTCCGGCGGCTCATCCGATTCGGTTGGGACTGTCTCGATCCTATATGGCACGGACCCTCCTGTGATCGCTAAGATCGGCCGCTCGCCCGATGCTCCATGGTGTCGGCGCCGTCGACCTGTACAAAGTTCCCCGCGGGGTCGCGGAGGTAGACGACCGGCCCATCAACCCGGAACGTGAGGGGCAGACGATCCTCCGGCGTAAGCGGAAAGGGGGTCGAGGAAAGCCGTGCGCCGATAGTCGCGACGGGGAGCCGGCTACAGAAGACGATCCGCGGTGTCCCCTGCGCCTGCTCCTCCGGCGGCTCCTGCCGGTGCTTCCCAGCGAGAACAACGGCCAGGCGTGTCTCGCCGAATCGAAAGAACACCTGCTGATTGGGATGGGGCACACGCGACTTATGCCGTAGATCTGTCGACAGGCCGGCGCCCGGCCAGAGTCGCGTCCACGGCGCGCACGGGTCCCCGCCGCCCTCCCAGGCTAGCGCCTCCTGGTAATCGCGGGCTCGACGGCCATGGTAATAGTCGACCTGCCCGCCCAGCACCTTGCCGTAGAACACTTCAGCGCTCTCCAGATCGTGCACCTCGACGCCGACATGGTCGAGGAATCCGAACTGATCCAGATCCGCAGCTGCGGACTCAACGAGCTGGACGCGGTTGCCGTCCGGGTCGAGCAGATACGCCGAGACCTGGCGCTCTGAAGGATGATCCTCGCGCCACCAGTCGACCACGTAGCCGAGTCCAAGCAATTCCCCGATGATTCCCCTCAGCGATTCCGCAGGGACCCGATAGGCCTGGTGGCGTCCCGTCTCCTCGGTGCCTCGCGGGTGCTGTCGCTGACGGAACCGCAGGGATTGGCCGACGGACCGAAAATTCAGCGTGTCTCGCTCTCGCCCCCATTCGCCGGCGGCGTGCCGGAGGATCGGTTCGTAGAACGCCCGCGCGGCGGCAAGGTCCTCCGCGTCGGAAACGACGCCGATGATTTCGCTCGCCTCGACGAGCGAACGGAACTGAACTTCCGATCGAGCCATCTCTGTCTGGCGTGCAGCAGTCAATGCTCCGCCAGCTTACCGGTCGTGATCACCGGGTGGAAGGGACGGTCCCGGTCCCGCCTCCAGCAGATCTCGAGGAAGTTTCCAGCTGGATCGCGCAGGTAGATCGATTGCCCGAGTGGACCTGACTCGGGATGGGTCACTGGCCCGTCGAACGACACGCCCCTCGTCCCGAGCTCTTTCAACACTTCTTCGAACCGCACCCGTGAGACCCAGAATGCGTGGCGCAGCGGGTTCGCGCCCCTGCGCTCGTCGGAGCTCGGCTGCGGCAGCAGGTTCTTCGGCACCATCAAGGCCAGCAGATAATCCGCCAGTGCCACGACGGTATTGAGCGACCGACCCCGCACGACCTTGTCGACGTGGAAGCCGCTCCGATTGCTGAATGTGGCGCCCAGGCGTTCGACGTAGAACTCCTCCGACTCCGGGAGATCGAGGGCGCAAATGCCGCTGTGGGTGATTCCTTCGACTGCCGCCATGGCAATCTCCTCAAACTGGATCTGGGCGCTCAGGATGCGCTCACTGGCGGTGACGCGATGCTCGCGAGCTGCTCTGGCGCGAACGCGGCACGCTCGACGACCTCGTCAGTATTCACCAACACGTGGCCGTCCGCGCTAAAGCTCACGGGGTGAAGGCGCAGGGCCTTGAGATCCGGGAAGCGATTCGACGAGCAGGTCGGATTCCCGCGCCGGTCGTAGGTCGCCGTGTGCATCGCGCACCAAAACCGCCAGTGCTCCTTCTGGTATACGAGGAGGCCATTCAGGTGGCTGCACCAGCGGGTGAGCGCCAGAAACCCGTCATCGATCCGTACCAAGAAAAAGTTGGCATCTCGGAAGAGCTTGACCTCGCCACTCTCATAGGAGTCCGCGGGACCGCAATCGATCGTGCCCTTATTCGGCAGCAGGACCTCATGCGACTGAATCTCGTCCATCGTCTCGATCTGGTAGTGGTGTCCGTCCGGGTCATACACGTCGATGCTGTACTGACCCCGGGCGATGAACTCCTCACGCTGGGCCACCACGTCGATTCCGGCTGCCCGCAGCCGATTGACCGCCTGACGATACTGGTTCTGGGTGAGGGCAAAGCCGTGGTGAACGCCCTGGGCGTTCTGGCGCACGGTATCGATCTCGTCGTACTGGACGAGAATGATGAGCTGCCCAGTGTTCATTTGCAGGACGGCATGTGGCTGCGGCTCCGCGGT
The Chloroflexota bacterium genome window above contains:
- a CDS encoding VOC family protein — encoded protein: MAEVEGLTHTGPVALSLMESEEFYGRALGARLVNRNHFDTDNAPRGRSLHTVMTVADYMFTPMLPFDVIPSPPADLQRGINNFRSAFAVSRSRFAEVIEHLRRNGIPFEGPVVHPPDGPLGESIYFQDPGGNFQEICWRRDELEQYRPVRLPARATVFRPEPPVEGLVPLDLLAGAVVEVRDLAATRAFYARIFGDGEGEWEAAADRLAYHHGLQSVYFVACTEPRTLPGSGHHVAYRVGPDRLPALVAELEQGGHRVSWWREDHPAEKQATAYVVDPSGNQVQLVSGEPGGVLLDHGAIEVFDMDPMEFFYTRILGGTVDHCFGRAVEDILEAKRAADGDPCAPWTRLTEKRYTERKGGKPGPNQQLFVRYGSTMLDMVLAKEHRQEPPEDQAEGTPRLIFQARVAAGDAVTALVGIGLACTREGDDVYVRDPAGNFLQLVCRANAR
- a CDS encoding VOC family protein, which codes for MPYRIETVPTESDEPPEFFGKAFQPGDVVERFSHLVLETSDLDRSEAWYRDIIGLDVLGRNLTNEERPHSVLRMNTGQLLILVERESVVVPRPGSVGLHHGFILTPSQMRRAMDRLRDLGIEMLCDREITRGDYSIELYDPDGHHVQIETLDPVQATEVIFPGVGVVDCGPVDSYQVGDVKLFKDGEFFLVRVPEGFLALSRWCRHFNGRVIWRQEHWHFYCPFHHATYDRCGAPTVLTRWSGRFRNLPALRLNPISFSADGHVLVDTDRVIDRATYEPAQASPAP
- a CDS encoding VOC family protein, with protein sequence MAAVEGITHSGICALDLPESEEFYVERLGATFSNRSGFHVDKVVRGRSLNTVVALADYLLALMVPKNLLPQPSSDERRGANPLRHAFWVSRVRFEEVLKELGTRGVSFDGPVTHPESGPLGQSIYLRDPAGNFLEICWRRDRDRPFHPVITTGKLAEH
- a CDS encoding VOC family protein, with translation MKEELPNPSDELPIFYGCEPEPDAVVEHFSHLVVAVTDLDRSEAWYRDVIGLDFLGRGLTAEPQPHAVLQMNTGQLIILVQYDEIDTVRQNAQGVHHGFALTQNQYRQAVNRLRAAGIDVVAQREEFIARGQYSIDVYDPDGHHYQIETMDEIQSHEVLLPNKGTIDCGPADSYESGEVKLFRDANFFLVRIDDGFLALTRWCSHLNGLLVYQKEHWRFWCAMHTATYDRRGNPTCSSNRFPDLKALRLHPVSFSADGHVLVNTDEVVERAAFAPEQLASIASPPVSAS